The sequence TTTGACTATGCCTGAAAATATggtatctttgggttttggattGCTGTTCGGCATTGGGATTATATCTATAGAtacacacactactgttcaaaagtttagggtcacttacaaaagcattttttcattgaagataacactaaatgaatcagaaatccagtctagacattattaatgtggtaaatgactattctagctggaaacagccgatttttaatggaatatctccatagaggtacagaggaacatttccagcaaccatcactcctgtgttctaatgctacattgtgttagctaatggtgttgaaaggctaattgatgattagaaaacccttgtgcaattatgttagcacatgaataaaagtgtgagttttcatggaaaacatgaaattgtctgggtgaccccaaacttctgaacggcagtgtatatataaaatttttgacatttcatagaCGAAACTGTGAATAATCTGCATGGCAAACAGTGAATTGAGTCGCAAATGTCTTGGGTTTGTGCTTATATTGCATTTATCTCTGACAAGAAAGTGATCACAAAGCACATTGGTTTTGCTTTCAGCACATCTTCACAACATACCAGCACCGTACCAATTGCTGCATGATGGACTAGTATCACTCCTcattgtgatcatttttttctctgacatAAACAAACGAGTCCCACCCATCTGATTTATTCCTAAAATTGTGCGAGAGATGACACTAGCACTCCTTCTGAAAAGTTCGCTTAGAAATGCTCTTATCAGCTGCATAATAAGGCATTCCTTGGTTGGGAACAATTGCAAAAAGACTTGGAAGTACACTGCTGAGTGAGCACTCTGCCTCATCCTGGTTCCCTCCtcacctcatcttcatcctccagCAGATCTCCCTCCTCTTCAGAGTCATTCAGGTCCTggctctctctgtccctctttGAGCCATCCTCCTTTTTGCTGGAAGTGGATGAGTGGAGGGGAGACACTTCACCAGGCTCTGGTTTGGAGCCTTTCATCTCTGAGAAGACGGTGGGAAAATGTGACGTGCAGAGAAAGCAGACATGGATGAACAGACGAAATGTGGCTCTTGGGGATCACCAGCCTTCTAAATGCACAAAACTTACAAGACAAGTCAAAAAGATGAAAGTGCTAATTTTTGCTAGATTTAGTCAGCTTGAATCCTggaaatttaatacaataaatggAGCTGGTGGATCACATCAGAATGCATTGTTGTGACACATTTCATCAGATGAAATTcatattatttgaaatttgcatTTGCATCCTCATGACTCATCTCAGTGCAGTCATATCAGCTCCAGTTGGCATTGAAAGTGATAGAATTTGCTTATGTAAAAAACATCCATCTACATGCAGCTTCCTGATGTTAGCATAGTTGAGCTGCAGAAGGAAAGGTATTAGGAGCTGCAGCAAAGCAAAGCTATCTGACGCATTAAGCAATCAAAAATGGTCCTAAAATCAAGCCAGTAAACCCCAATAGAAACTGCATCTTTGTTTAAttgcagttttctgtcttttattcaAATCTGAGGTGTTGTCATTTCTTGAAAACTCACCTGACTTCTTGGTGTGGTCCTTCTCCATGCGCTCTAAGCTCTCCAGCAGGTAGTCCACCTTGTGTTTGATCTGCGTCAGCTCTCTCTTGATGGTCTGGAGATCGTCTGTCTTCACTGTGGGACAATAAGCATGTCGGTATTAGGCATGAAAATCAAAACTGAGTCAGCTTGGGTGGCTGTGGGTGGAACCTACTGGTACGCGAAGTCCTCTGGCTGCTcttggaggtggaggagaagctggtCTTGGTTCGTCGGCTCCCTCCGCCGCTCAGACTCACCCTGGGACGCTTCGAGGGGATGACGGCTCGGGACAGCGGCGGAGGTGGAGGAGGCACCCGGGACTGGTAGGAGTACATTCTGAAATAGAGATTTCAAGAGTAAAAAACTTGCCATAgcatgtttaattgttttaacAGACACCATGGACACCTTGGCTCCACAATAATAGAAAACATTAATATCAGcctatttatctttattttctctctaatgcatcagtaaaataatattttaaataattaacacTATTTGACACCATTCAACTTTGATTTAAATAAGGCAACACTGACAAACCAAACTTCCAGGAGGTAAAATAGACAGTAAACTGGCAGATAAATGACAAGTGGATTGATAGAAATATGAGCAATCACTCTTAAACATATAAAGACCAGACAGCTTACCTGTCATAGTAATCTCTTTGAAAGTCGTAGTCCAAATCAAAGGATGAGCTGCAGAGAGGGCAGATCAGATAACATTAA comes from Amphiprion ocellaris isolate individual 3 ecotype Okinawa chromosome 23, ASM2253959v1, whole genome shotgun sequence and encodes:
- the LOC111576683 gene encoding heterogeneous nuclear ribonucleoproteins C1/C2 isoform X2 yields the protein MASSNVTNKTDPRSLNSRVFIGNLNTLLVTKADVEAIFSKYGKIVGCSVHKGYAFVQYVNERNARAAVSGEDGRMIVGQVLDINLAGEPKPHRSKTVKRSAGDMYSSSFDLDYDFQRDYYDRMYSYQSRVPPPPPPLSRAVIPSKRPRVSLSGGGSRRTKTSFSSTSKSSQRTSRTMKTDDLQTIKRELTQIKHKVDYLLESLERMEKDHTKKSEMKGSKPEPGEVSPLHSSTSSKKEDGSKRDRESQDLNDSEEEGDLLEDEDEMKSRGREEDEEEGEQEEGEDDGESANGEES